A single Streptomyces sannanensis DNA region contains:
- a CDS encoding CHAT domain-containing protein — MISAKPADRRRPTVWWAPDGLLGQLPLHAAGHYDDPAGSPGRRTVLDRVVPSYTPTVRALRHARQRASAPPARTPAGLIVAMPTTPGVERDLRFVPDDVEAVRSRLPRGRGGEAVRHRGTAAETCRRPDAAARLPRPCGPRTCMSERERAPVQVAGRRRARRPRTCSAIRAQPSTHHRTRCGRTGSG, encoded by the coding sequence ATGATCAGCGCGAAGCCGGCTGATCGGCGCAGGCCCACGGTGTGGTGGGCCCCGGACGGACTGCTCGGGCAGCTCCCCCTGCACGCCGCAGGTCACTACGACGATCCGGCCGGCAGTCCTGGGCGACGCACGGTACTGGACCGGGTTGTCCCGTCGTACACGCCCACCGTCCGCGCGCTGCGCCATGCACGTCAGCGCGCCTCCGCACCCCCAGCCCGGACGCCTGCAGGGCTGATCGTCGCGATGCCCACCACACCGGGCGTGGAGAGGGACTTGCGGTTCGTTCCCGATGATGTCGAGGCAGTACGGTCCCGTCTGCCCCGGGGCCGTGGTGGTGAGGCAGTCCGGCACCGCGGCACCGCCGCCGAGACGTGCCGACGTCCTGACGCTGCTGCCCGACTTCCCCGTCCCTGTGGGCCGCGTACGTGCATGTCGGAGCGTGAGCGGGCGCCCGTGCAGGTCGCCGGACGGCGTCGGGCGCGTCGCCCAAGGACGTGCTCCGCGATCCGAGCGCAGCCGAGCACACATCACCGGACCCGGTGCGGCCGCACCGGGTCCGGCTAG